The Helicobacter anatolicus genomic interval TTCCTACCAATGAAGAATTAATGATTGTTTTAGATACCGTAGAATTGACAAAATAATTTAAAGGTGGAAACTCCACCTTTAAGCTTTACATGCATCTTGTATTTCTTTTCCACTAATTTCTTTTTCCCATAAGGCAACAATAATTGTTGCAATAGAGTTACCTAGAATATTACAAAAAGTTCGTGCCATATCCATAATGCGATCCACACTAAGAATAATGGCTATGCCTTCTGTAGGTATACCAAATGATGCAGCTGTTGCTGTAATAACCACAATAGATGCCCCAGGCACACCAGCAATACCTTTTGTAGATACCATAAGGACTAAAAGCATGACAATTTGTTGTGATAAACTAAGCTCTATTTGATACATTTGTGCAAGAAAGATGACTGCTAATGAAGTATAAAGTGTCGAGCCATCAAGATTGAAAGAATAACCTGTGGGGATTACAAAAGTAATGATAGGTTTAGGAATTTTTAGGGCATGGAGCTTTTGCATTAATAAAGGCAGAGCAGCTTCGCTAGCCGCAGTAGAATATCCTAAAAGTAAGGGTTGCCATAAGGCTTTGATTATACAAAATAAATTTGCTTTTGCAATAAAAGATGTAATGCAAAGTAAAATCAATAAAAAAATAAAAATTGCAAAATAAAGTGAAAATACAAGCTTGCCTAAAGGAATCATCATTGATAATCCAAAATTACCTACTGCATAGGCTATCATTGCAAAAACACCAATAGGAGCATAATACATAATGTATTGTGTGACTTTAAACATTGCTTCTGCGACATTTTGTGCAAGATTTACAATATTTTGCCCCTTATCGCCAAGATGGGCTAAGGCTACTCCAAAAAAGCAACAAAAAAATATAATTTGTAAAATATCTCCATTAGCACAAGCTTGCATAATATTGCTAGGCACGATATTTACCAAAAAAGCAACAATATCAAGATGTTTTTCTGCTGTATTATATATATGATTTTCGCTAGTATTAAGATTTACTCCTGTACCAGGATGTAAGAGATTTACTACAACTAGACCAATAACAAGAGCTAAAAGACTTGCAATTTCAAACCAGATAATACTTTTTCCTCCAAGTTTTCCAAGTTTTTTGAAATTTCCTGTTCCTGCAATGCCTACAATTAGTGTAGTAAAAACAAGAGGGATGATGATCATTTTGATCATGCGGATAAAAATATCTCCAAAAACTTTGAGGTGTGTGGAAAAATCAGGGAAAATATATCCTACAAAGATTCCTAAAACTAAAGCAATAAAAATTTGTTTTGTAAGTGTTAATTTCATTACCTTCCTTGATGTTTTAGACCATTATAATTTTTTTCTTCCGTAAAATATAAAAATTATTAAAAAAATAAAGGCTTTTTTACTGAATGTAGCAAAATTGTAGAAAATATCATTGTTTTTATTAAGCAAATTTGAAGTCTTGTGAAAAATAATAACCCTTTTGTCCAACATAGAAAGTCAAGTTGTTACCACAAGCATACTAGAGCAAGTAAAGAGTAGAGCAGAAGAGCTAAAGGCTATGCAAAATAATATTAGACAAATCATTGATAATAAAAATATACAAATCTATACTAATGCAGGAACAGAAGAAGTGTAAAGAGCTATTAGAAGTAATAGCTACACCTATGCGGATTTAGAAGAATAACCAATTCAAGGCGGCATACAAGGAAGCACCGCCATTATAAATATAGAAAAAGTGCAAAGCATTCTCATACAAGAGGAATTTAATATAAAAACAAAACGCTAAATAGATCAATACAAGCTTTGGTGCCGTAAAATTTTTTAATTTTATGAATTCCTAATGCCTGCAGAAATGAGAGTATGCAGATGTACCACTCCTTTGATGTTTTTTGCAGAATCTGTAATGATAAGCAGCTGAATTTTATTTTGTTCGATAAATTCTAAGGCTTGTTGGGCGAGCATATTCTCATCATCACAAAATTTTGGATTTAATGTAGCATAGGATTTTACAGGAGTTTCTAAGCTAAAATTCTTTGCCATCATTGCGCGCCTTAAATCACCATCGCTTAAAACACCATAGAGTTGATTATTTTGTGCAAGTATAGCACTACCAAGTCTTGCTTCACTCATCTTGATAATGGCATCTTTTAGAGGTATTTCTGGTGAAATAATAGGAAGATTTTCTTTTTGCATTAAATCTTTGATTTTTACAAAAAGTTTTTTTCCTAAACTACCCCCAGGATGAAAAGATGCAAAATTATGTGTAGTAAAACTTCTTGCTTTCATGAGGCATATTGCTAATGCATCTCCTAGTGCAAGAGTAAGGGTGGTAGAACTTGTGGGAGCTGTGTTGATAGGGCAAGCTTCTTTTTCAATGTTAATGGGGATAAAAAAATCTCCCCCTTTTGATAGTGAGCTACGAGAATCCTTGCTCATTGTGATAACTTTGTAGCTTAGGCGTTTTAAGTGAGGTAAAATTGCAATGAGTTCATCACTCTCTCCACTGTAGCTAATAGCAAGAATGATATCCTTTTTTTCTATCATTCCTAAATCACCGTGCATTGCTTCAGTAGGGTGAATAAAAAAGCTGGGAGTACCAGTACTAGCAAGAGTTGCGGCAATTTTTTGCCCAATTAACCCACTTTTTCCAACTCCCATGACAATAAGTTTGCCACTAGAGTTTAAAATTGTCTCTACAATATTCTGAAAATCAATTTTTGTAGTATCAACTTTTAAAAGTTCTTTTGCTTCTAGTTCTAACACTTCTTTTGCAATTTTTTGAAAATCCATTATTATCCTTATTTTGTATAAGTATGAATGACGATTGTAGGATATTTTTTTGTTTTTTTGAATAAAAATTTTCTTAGCATGTTTCTAAGATCATTTTCCAATGTTTTTGCACTTGCTAGTGTTTCAGATTTCATATTTTTAATATGCAAGGATAGAACATCTTCTAATTCTTTAATAAAGGATTTTTCATTCTTAGGATTAATGATTCCTAAGGTGGTAATTTTTGTATCTTTGAGCAATTTTTGCTCATGTTTATTAATAAATGCCACCAAAACAAGCATTCCGCAATCAGCTAGTGCTTGTCTTTCTGTGACGACAATATTGTCAATTTCTGTACAAGCTTGATTGTCAATAAATATTTTTCCACTCTTTATGGACTTAACTTTACGAATATAGCTAGGATTAACCTCGATTTGATCACCATCTTCCATGAGATAAATATTTTTTTCTAAAACACCACATTTAATAGCAGTTTCTTTGTGTTTAGCAACGTGGTTGTATTCTCCATGTACAGGTAAGAAGAATTTTGGTTTAATGAGGCGTAGCATGAGCTTTTGTTCTTCTTGTGCAGCATGCCCACTTACATGAATCTCACTAAAGTCTTGATAAGCGACTTTTGCACCAGATTTCATAAGAAAATTTAATACAGTAGAAACCGCGCTTTCATTTCCAGGAATTGCTTTTGCAGAGATAATTACCATGTCTGTGGGTTTGATTTTTATATGACGATGCTCATCTGTTGCCATACGATAAAGCGCACTCATAGTTTCCCCTTGTGAGCCGGTAGTAACAATCAATACTTCTTCATCAGGATAATTATTTACTTCATGTGCTTCGATAAAGATATCGCTAGGAATATTGATGTAGCCTAACTCTCGTGCTATATCAATATTTTTTTCCATAGATCTACCGATGACAGCAACTTTTCTATTATGTTGGATTCCATAGCTAATTGCTTGATATACGCGGTGGATATTAGAGGAGAATGTACTCATAATTACTCTTCCTTCTGCAGCTTTGAAAAGTGCATCAAAAGTTGGCCCAACGCTTGCTTCTGATGCTGTGCTACCACTTTTATGAGAGTTTGTAGAATCGCTTAATAAAAGCATAACACCTTGCTCACCATAGTATGCAAGACGATGTAAGTCTGTAGGGAGATTATCAATAGGAGTGTGATCGATTTTAAAATCTCCAGTATGAACAATGATTCCTGCTTCTGTTTTGATGGCAAGTGCTGATGCATCAATAATAGAGTGTGTGATATGAATCCATTCAATTTCAAAATCCCCAATCGCAATAGGTTTGCGTTTTTCTACAATTCTAAAACAGGAGCGGAATTTTTTTAACCCATGTTCATCAAATTTATTTCCAATCATTCCTAGGGCAAGGGGTGTGCCATACAAAGGAAATTGTAATTGTTTGTATAAATAGGGCACCGCGCCAATATGATCTTCGTGTGCATGAGTAATCACTACACCAGCAATTTTATCTTTAATTGCATGAATATAGTTAAAGTCAGGAATTAAAATATCTACACCATGCATATTTTCTTCAGGGAAGCTCATTCCCACATCAATAATAATCGCAGAATTTTCTGTTTCCATTACCATCATATTTCCACCAATTTCACCAAGCCCACCAAGTGGAGTGATTCTTACTTTTGCTTTGGTGTTAAGGTTAAGTTTGTAATGAGGATTAAGAGAACTTTTTTGAATGCGATTATTAATTTCTACGCCTTTTTTGAGGTCTTTATGGAATCCAAGATTGCCACGCTCATTAACATTTTGAATTTCCCTAACCCCAGTATTTGTATGTTCATTTTTAGTATCTTTTTTAGAATTCCAGCGTTTTTTTTCTTTACGCGCATTTTTTGGAGATTCTTGATCATCGCTATGCGCCCTAGTTTTTGCAGAATTTGTTCGAACAAATGGCTTTCTTTTTTCATCTTCTGTTTTTATGTTTTCGTTATTTTCCACATTGTTTTCCATAATTATTCCTTTATTAATTCAAAAATTTGGTGATACAAATGAGTTTCTAGCTGATGAGCTCTAATATCCTTATCAATTTCTAATTGTTCAAAAGCTTTATGCAGTTTTTCTTTATCATGTCGTGCGGCTAGATTTTTGAATAATTTTTTACGCGGTGCGCTAAAGGCAATTTTTAACATATTTTCAAAATTTTCTTTTAGCATGTTCTGATTTTTTTTGACCATAAAAACCGCAGATGTTACCTTAGGTATTGGATCAAAAGCAGTATTTGGAACATCAAATAAATATTGTGCTATTCCAAGTGTTTGGGTTAAAACACTTAAAGCACAAAATGCAGATTCTCCGCATGTTGCACTAAATTTTTGTGCCACTTCTTTTTGCGTCATGACGATAAATCCTTTGCATAAAGGATCTTTTAACGCTTTTAATATAATATGCGTGGCTACATAATAAGGTAGATTTGATACTAAGATGTAGGGAGTATTATGTAACCAACCCTGCGAATTTTTCAGTTCTAGCACATCTTGATTAATCAATTCAAATCTTTTAGAATCTAGCATGCTGCCATATTTTTTTCTAAGTAAAGAACACAAATCACTATCAATTTCATAAGCTTTTATAGGATATAGTTTGAGCAGCTCATCGCTCAAATCACCCAAGCCAACCCCAATTTCTATGATTTTTTCATCGCTATATATATTGGGAATGGATTGGACAATTTTATAAACAAAACTTTTGTCTTTTAAGAAGTTTTGCCCAAACTTTTTTTTTGCCTGATAATGCAAAATATCTCCAAATTTTTGAGAATATTCTAGCAAAATTTTTGTGTTTTTTAAATACTTAGTAGTGTATCATTATAAATAAAATAAAGGAGCAATTTATGCAGGATTTTGCAAAAAGAATTATACCTTGTCTAGATATCAAAGAGGGTAGGGTAGTAAAAGGTGTGAATTTTGAGGGATTAAGAGAGATGGGAGATCCTGTAGCTTTAGCAAAAAAATATAGTGATATGGGTGCTGATGAGTTAGTGCTGCTTGATATTAGTGCTTCTCTTGAAAAAAGATCTATTATGCTAGATGTAGTAAAAAAAGTGTCCAGGGAAGTTTTTATTCCTTTAAGTGTAGGAGGGGGGATTAGTAGTCTGGAAGATATAAATTGTTTATTAGATTCTGGTGTAGATAAAGTAAGTCTAAATAGCTTTGCTATTAAAAATCCAGAATTTATTACACAAAGTGCAAAAAAATTTGGTAGTCAATGTATTATTATAGCTATTGATGTAAAAAAAACGATGCAAACAAAAAGTGGATGGAGTGTTTTTGTTAAAGGGGGTAGTGAGGACACACATAAGGATTTGGGAGAATGGATTAGTGAAGTTTGCAATCGGGGCGCAGGAGAGATTTTGTTGACCAGTATGGATTGTGATGGAGTGAAACAAGGTTTTGATATAGAATGTTTAGAGTTTGTTAAAAAGCTTGCTAGTGTTCCTGTGATCGCTAGTGGCGGTGCAGGAAAAATGAAAGATTTTTTAGAGATTTTTCAAGAAGATCCTAAGGGAGAGTGTCTTGCTGATGCGGGACTTGCTGCGAGTATTTTTCATCAAGATATTATTAAGATTCCTGATTTAAAAGCTTATTTGCAATCTCAAAAAATACCAGTAAGAATTTAAAAAATAAAGGTGCGATAATGTTTGTTTGTGCAGGCAATGGAGAAAGTTTTGATCTTGCTATAAATATTGGTGTAGGGCTTATTGAGAGTGCTATCAACTTAACTCAAATTTGTATCAAAAATAAGCCTAATTTTTTGTGTTTTGTTGGGAGTGCAGGAAGCTATGATTTAAATCTACC includes:
- a CDS encoding dicarboxylate/amino acid:cation symporter: MKLTLTKQIFIALVLGIFVGYIFPDFSTHLKVFGDIFIRMIKMIIIPLVFTTLIVGIAGTGNFKKLGKLGGKSIIWFEIASLLALVIGLVVVNLLHPGTGVNLNTSENHIYNTAEKHLDIVAFLVNIVPSNIMQACANGDILQIIFFCCFFGVALAHLGDKGQNIVNLAQNVAEAMFKVTQYIMYYAPIGVFAMIAYAVGNFGLSMMIPLGKLVFSLYFAIFIFLLILLCITSFIAKANLFCIIKALWQPLLLGYSTAASEAALPLLMQKLHALKIPKPIITFVIPTGYSFNLDGSTLYTSLAVIFLAQMYQIELSLSQQIVMLLVLMVSTKGIAGVPGASIVVITATAASFGIPTEGIAIILSVDRIMDMARTFCNILGNSIATIIVALWEKEISGKEIQDACKA
- the hisF gene encoding imidazole glycerol phosphate synthase subunit HisF — its product is MQDFAKRIIPCLDIKEGRVVKGVNFEGLREMGDPVALAKKYSDMGADELVLLDISASLEKRSIMLDVVKKVSREVFIPLSVGGGISSLEDINCLLDSGVDKVSLNSFAIKNPEFITQSAKKFGSQCIIIAIDVKKTMQTKSGWSVFVKGGSEDTHKDLGEWISEVCNRGAGEILLTSMDCDGVKQGFDIECLEFVKKLASVPVIASGGAGKMKDFLEIFQEDPKGECLADAGLAASIFHQDIIKIPDLKAYLQSQKIPVRI
- a CDS encoding KpsF/GutQ family sugar-phosphate isomerase; amino-acid sequence: MDFQKIAKEVLELEAKELLKVDTTKIDFQNIVETILNSSGKLIVMGVGKSGLIGQKIAATLASTGTPSFFIHPTEAMHGDLGMIEKKDIILAISYSGESDELIAILPHLKRLSYKVITMSKDSRSSLSKGGDFFIPINIEKEACPINTAPTSSTTLTLALGDALAICLMKARSFTTHNFASFHPGGSLGKKLFVKIKDLMQKENLPIISPEIPLKDAIIKMSEARLGSAILAQNNQLYGVLSDGDLRRAMMAKNFSLETPVKSYATLNPKFCDDENMLAQQALEFIEQNKIQLLIITDSAKNIKGVVHLHTLISAGIRNS
- a CDS encoding ribonuclease J yields the protein MENNVENNENIKTEDEKRKPFVRTNSAKTRAHSDDQESPKNARKEKKRWNSKKDTKNEHTNTGVREIQNVNERGNLGFHKDLKKGVEINNRIQKSSLNPHYKLNLNTKAKVRITPLGGLGEIGGNMMVMETENSAIIIDVGMSFPEENMHGVDILIPDFNYIHAIKDKIAGVVITHAHEDHIGAVPYLYKQLQFPLYGTPLALGMIGNKFDEHGLKKFRSCFRIVEKRKPIAIGDFEIEWIHITHSIIDASALAIKTEAGIIVHTGDFKIDHTPIDNLPTDLHRLAYYGEQGVMLLLSDSTNSHKSGSTASEASVGPTFDALFKAAEGRVIMSTFSSNIHRVYQAISYGIQHNRKVAVIGRSMEKNIDIARELGYINIPSDIFIEAHEVNNYPDEEVLIVTTGSQGETMSALYRMATDEHRHIKIKPTDMVIISAKAIPGNESAVSTVLNFLMKSGAKVAYQDFSEIHVSGHAAQEEQKLMLRLIKPKFFLPVHGEYNHVAKHKETAIKCGVLEKNIYLMEDGDQIEVNPSYIRKVKSIKSGKIFIDNQACTEIDNIVVTERQALADCGMLVLVAFINKHEQKLLKDTKITTLGIINPKNEKSFIKELEDVLSLHIKNMKSETLASAKTLENDLRNMLRKFLFKKTKKYPTIVIHTYTK
- the rsmA gene encoding 16S rRNA (adenine(1518)-N(6)/adenine(1519)-N(6))-dimethyltransferase RsmA, which codes for MLEYSQKFGDILHYQAKKKFGQNFLKDKSFVYKIVQSIPNIYSDEKIIEIGVGLGDLSDELLKLYPIKAYEIDSDLCSLLRKKYGSMLDSKRFELINQDVLELKNSQGWLHNTPYILVSNLPYYVATHIILKALKDPLCKGFIVMTQKEVAQKFSATCGESAFCALSVLTQTLGIAQYLFDVPNTAFDPIPKVTSAVFMVKKNQNMLKENFENMLKIAFSAPRKKLFKNLAARHDKEKLHKAFEQLEIDKDIRAHQLETHLYHQIFELIKE